In a single window of the uncultured Dysgonomonas sp. genome:
- the def gene encoding peptide deformylase: MTTKEKTLTNSYGISTPFRVLQTDNIDDSLFLRKKSIDIDIKNIASDKDWQHFIQRLKLTLAVESGVGIAAPQVGVGRNLFLFTRIDRPDKAIQVAINPRIVNHSDETICFEGDGCLSVPDLSGSTKRYAWIDVEYYNEKGELIKERLSGQSRGSDFTGVIFQHEFDHLQGILFIDRLFDGASSLQRSR, translated from the coding sequence ATGACGACTAAAGAAAAAACATTAACCAACAGCTATGGTATCAGCACCCCATTCAGAGTACTCCAGACAGACAACATCGATGATTCTCTTTTTTTGAGAAAAAAAAGTATTGATATAGACATAAAAAATATTGCATCCGACAAAGACTGGCAACATTTTATACAACGGCTAAAACTCACTTTGGCTGTCGAATCAGGTGTGGGAATTGCCGCCCCTCAAGTCGGAGTAGGCCGGAATTTATTTTTATTCACACGAATAGACCGCCCGGATAAAGCTATTCAGGTGGCTATCAATCCGCGCATCGTAAATCACTCCGACGAAACCATCTGCTTTGAAGGTGACGGATGCCTTTCCGTTCCCGATTTGTCGGGAAGCACCAAACGTTATGCATGGATAGATGTAGAGTATTACAACGAAAAAGGAGAACTGATAAAAGAAAGATTGTCGGGACAGTCGCGAGGCAGTGATTTCACAGGAGTTATCTTTCAACATGAATTCGACCACCTGCAAGGTATCTTATTTATTGACAGGTTATTTGATGGAGCCTCAAGTCTTCAGAGAAGCAGGTAA
- a CDS encoding phBC6A51 family helix-turn-helix protein gives MKYKEKTASEIIRMIEQDLCSISEICKSFKISRKTFYEWKKTKPEFGEAVEEAIDHREDVMIASARIGLKQLLEGYVQKKEKITYVPDKNNPVEDVEKCRVVEKKFCPPSIRAIKYVLDCEERKKDKDRLLASERRPLVIEVQDEETRRQLMILQENGFHSGGSLNPEVVAAVDRKLEEESKAKGEKLKVKNEELENEQDRLQGQPVVAPVEKPKPNPYPFLPPGYTSRTD, from the coding sequence ATGAAGTATAAAGAAAAGACGGCTTCGGAAATTATCCGGATGATAGAACAGGATTTGTGCAGTATCTCTGAAATCTGCAAATCATTTAAGATCAGCCGTAAAACATTTTACGAATGGAAAAAGACAAAGCCGGAGTTTGGCGAAGCAGTGGAAGAAGCTATCGACCACCGCGAAGATGTGATGATAGCCTCGGCACGGATAGGTCTGAAGCAGCTCTTGGAAGGCTATGTGCAGAAGAAAGAGAAGATCACTTATGTCCCTGACAAGAACAATCCGGTGGAAGATGTAGAGAAATGTCGTGTAGTGGAAAAGAAATTCTGTCCGCCGAGCATCCGCGCCATAAAGTATGTCCTCGACTGTGAAGAAAGGAAAAAAGACAAAGACCGGTTACTAGCATCGGAACGTCGGCCGCTGGTCATCGAAGTGCAGGACGAGGAAACCAGGCGTCAATTGATGATCTTGCAGGAGAACGGCTTCCATTCGGGAGGTTCGCTCAATCCGGAGGTAGTGGCAGCTGTGGACAGGAAACTAGAGGAAGAAAGTAAAGCTAAAGGCGAAAAACTAAAAGTAAAAAATGAAGAATTAGAAAATGAACAGGATAGATTGCAGGGGCAGCCGGTTGTCGCCCCGGTAGAAAAGCCCAAGCCGAATCCCTATCCGTTTCTGCCGCCGGGATATACATCGAGAACGGATTGA
- a CDS encoding sigma-70 family RNA polymerase sigma factor, producing the protein MKQTANVDVQFLEMIRQNEGIIYKVTSFYTDMEHPLGDLYQEVVLNLWKAFPSFRGDSKYSTWIYRIALNTCVSFYRRSKKDISYVDISMDIPDVVDNNEEIQELYKLINRLGKIERALVLLYLDDKSYKEIAEITGLTVTNVATKISRIKDKLRDMSND; encoded by the coding sequence ATGAAACAAACGGCAAATGTAGATGTGCAGTTTTTGGAAATGATACGGCAGAATGAAGGTATCATTTACAAAGTCACCTCTTTCTATACCGATATGGAGCATCCGTTGGGAGATTTATATCAGGAAGTGGTCCTCAATTTATGGAAAGCCTTTCCGTCTTTCAGGGGCGATAGTAAATATTCTACGTGGATATACAGGATTGCCCTGAATACATGTGTTTCTTTTTACCGTAGGAGTAAAAAGGATATCAGTTATGTGGATATATCGATGGATATACCCGATGTGGTGGATAATAATGAGGAAATACAGGAATTATATAAGCTTATAAATCGTCTGGGGAAAATAGAACGGGCATTAGTCTTACTTTATCTCGATGATAAATCTTATAAAGAAATTGCCGAGATAACAGGGCTGACAGTAACCAATGTGGCTACAAAAATAAGCCGCATCAAAGACAAGCTGAGAGATATGTCGAACGACTAA